From Aegilops tauschii subsp. strangulata cultivar AL8/78 chromosome 5, Aet v6.0, whole genome shotgun sequence:
ATACATCACTTGGTTAGTTCTCTTCAATATTATTGGGATTTCATAAGGTATATTTATATGTAACAACAGCATACCTAGGTTGACATGGACATCATCATCCACCTTGACATAAAAATCAGCATCCCATGAGGCCACAGCAGTGGAGAAGAATGTCTTGGTCTTTGCAGATAGCTTGTGGTAACCTTCAACATGGTCCTACACGCGCGGATGGATGTCAGAATAAAAAAAATTATCTTTGAGAGTTATATCAGAATTAACTTCAGTGTTGAACTGTTGACACCTCAAATCAATGATGTCAAGAAGATTTGGCTGATTGTCGTTTAACAGAAAGGGGAAAGAAATGATGCAATTCAGTGTTTGGAGAGTAACGCCATACCAGCCTAAGAAAGTCATGATGAATAGCATCTTCCACGTCAATCGCCTGATCAAGGGCGCTGTTCGATGCCGGACTGTAAAGCATAAACACAGGTTACTACATTTAGACTTATGGAAATATATATAGGCTGCACAGTATGTGTTCTGAAAAAATAGTAATACAATCTATTGAATCTTGAGTGAAATCTGTCTTTTGGAATTTGAGCAAGTGAATAACTACAGAAATCTCTGAAAATCAAAACAGAACAAGAAACTGAGGCTTTGCGGAATCCTTTTCTTGGCTAAAATATGTAAGCTTTCCATGGAGATATTTACAATATATCTGTTCTATGTTACGATTTTTCTTTTACGGAACCTCATCTTACGATATTTTGGCAACAAGCTATAAAATATTGTGTCCGTAACCTTACCTATGACCGATCATGAAGCGAATGACAACACCCTTTTCCTCTTCCAATTTCTTGAGTTTCTCACCTGATAAATAACGACGAGATATGTGTGGTGAAATAACTGTCAGCCAACTAAATGATCCACCCCAATCTAAATAGCTCAACTCTTAGCAGAAAGTACTCTGGCAACAAACTGTATGAGCTATGATGATAAATAAACCTATTTGATTAATCTAGTTGTCACGATGATAAATAATCACATTTAATTGATTCTATTTGCTATGATGATAGATGATCCTATTTGATCCCTTGATTCTGTACTTGCACATTTCTCTGTAATTTCCTCGCTAGCTGCACACCATCATCCCAGTTGATTAAATACACCTCTGCATCGGTTCTAACTGGGAACAAGAAAGCCAGCAAGCAACACCCAGACCAAAACAAGGGAGACAATCAGGTAGCATTTGCAATGTATGAACCTTGAGGCATCCAGGTCTCCCTGACAGAATCCCGGCGCTTCTTGCTACTGAAGGCGGTGTTGATCCCGATCACCACAAAAGCCTTCTTCCTTTCCTGCCTCACGCCATCCGCACTCTCAAGCAGCTCATGCCTGCTGCGCCGCGCTGCCAGCTCCATCTGTAGCGTGGCGATCGACTTGTCTAAATATCTACACACAAAAATGATATGTTCCCATTAGTCCCCCAATAGATAATGCAAAAATGCTAACAGATTCAGATCATTTTCCAGGATTCATGTCAACGTACTGTATGGCCTCATGAGtcttggccacttctcccatcaCGTCCCTGTCGTCAGATggtttctgaaataaataaataaaggtGTTCAGAGAATTACATACCAAAGGGGGAACAAGAATATCAGGATTTTCTCATTTAAATGACCATTTTCACTTGCAACTATTTCTTGTAAAAAAATAACTTGATTTATCTTATGTTGATAAACCATGTTTGTTCTTTTTTCTGAAATAAACCAGGTGCCAAAAACGGATGCTGCCGATCGAAGTACCAATGGGTGTTTACAGCGTTTGTACATTGATAAAATTAATGATGCCAAAGTTTACAAACATTTAATAGTACTTTTTAAAATGCAACCAAGCATAAGTACCATCAACATAAATAAGTAGAAGAGGTTCATTGATTAGTCAGCCGCCCTAACGTACCGTCTTGGCGACAAAATCTTCCGAAACGACCTGCAGCTCCTCTTCCTGGCGCCGCCGCTGCGCCACCACCGGGCTCTTCAAATCCGGCATCGCTCCGAACCTACGCCATAGAACACGCATCAGCCACAGGCCTACGGCGAGCATGGGCACCGCATCGCGCAACCGACGAGCAGATGCATCCAAGAACCCCGCCAGGAAGCGGGTCAGGCGAAAACCAATCtagggggagaggagaggggctgACCGGTCGGTGAAGAGCATGCCGAGGCCGAAGCTGCAGGCGCAGAGGAGCAGTATCGTCCTCGACAGCACCGGCCTCCTCTCCCCGCCGGCGGCGCCGCTCTTGGCCTTCATCTTCCTCCCAGCCACCTCCGTTCTTCGAACTCTCTCCGTAACTGTGTGTCGCCTGGGGCTCTGGTCTGGTCTGGGGAACGCGTCGTGCCCTGCTGTGCTGTGCCGGGAGCGAGGAGCTGAGGCCGGCCTTTATGAAGGTTGGAAGTAACCGAAGCCGGGGGAGGGAAACACAAAGACGGAGAAGAAGACTAGTTTAATCTTCAATGGCCGGGTTCAGAAAAGAAATGCTACGTTCACAATGCAGGGCTGTGAACGGGGGTAGGGCGGCTGTTTTTCTTTTCTCAGGGACAGTGACAACCGGAGGCGATTGTTACGTTCGTCTTGCAATTGTTGGGGGGGTAATCGTCGTCACGAACACCTGCGGCCCTGCACCGATTCGAGTCAATTCATTCTCGCGGAAACAAAATACTTTTCCTTGTTCTCCAGAAAAAAAATCCGTTGAACATGGAGCCAATTTTGTCTTTTTTATGAATTTCATAGTAATTATAGAAATCCATGTCCTATCGATACATAATTTAGAACTTGTGGTATTTTTGCCTGATAGGCAAAAATTAACCTCTAGAAGGGACGTGGATTAATTGAGCTCGAGCTCCAAAACTTGTAAAAAAAACTGAACGTTTTTGTCGCAAACTTTGTCAGATGTTTTCAATGCTTGTAAAGTTCCATCATATAATAGCATtcatggaagtcgtggcaaaGCAAGCAAAATCGATGCTCCAGAAAGTTATTTCAAGAGCATTTTGGAGTGCTAATTTTTTTTCATGACTTCCACGATGTCATTTAAGGATGAAACTTTGTAAGCATTGAAAACATTTGTCAAAGTTTGCCAAAAAAATTTTTTTGAGGGGATTTTACTGTTCGCCGGAGACTCGTATGAGCTCGAGCTGAGAAGGACACTTTCACTCTGGAAGATACTACTATAAATGCTGTCGAACAACTCTCGTCATAAATGACCGAGAATCGACGCCCCCATATTAGGGACATGTACCCCGCGGCAGGCATGGCGAACCATCTTGAAATCATTCAAATCGTTTGTATTAGAGACATGTGGTGCATTAATTGTTCAAGATACCACTGATGAGTCCTCTGCCGAGATAAATGTGATGACCTTTAAAATCAGGTAAAATGTTGAAATAAATACAACACCATCGAGGCGCATGCCATGTCTAATAAGTGTGTCCAAACATAGGAATCCGTTATTTACGGTGTTTGGTTGCACCTAGAAAAAAATAGGGGTTAGCCGTAGAGACCGGGTGTGTAATTATTGGCATAGACAGCAGATTTTCCTTTCAAGAGGTTGGATCCTTTTTCAGTAGAACTCCAATTGAATTATGGTGTAGAAAGGCAATCCATAGATATTTAGAAGGATTCCTTCATACATATTTTTTTTACGGATTAGAAggatttatttttattttttattttttatttttgcggaAAAACTTCCGATCGACTCTACCCGCAAAAGAAAAAGAGCTACATAGACTCTAGACTTCTAGAGTACTCCTAAATATTTGTATGGACTGGAATCCTTTAAAGCTTTTAAAATAAAATGACTATTTTGAAATCAAATAGGCCTTGAAAAACGAGTCAAAATCGCCAGCTTCGGTACTTATTTGCAATTGCCCCgtgccagccagccagccagcataGCAACGATGGGCGGAAAACTAAACGCACAAATCGCCGGCGCGGCCGACCGGTCGTGCCGTGTGGGCATCTGTGATCTGCACATCCACGATCCATCGCTCCGGCGGCAGGCCGCGTTGGCACCGAGGATCGGATCCCGGGCGCCACACGTCGCTGCCGTCCGGCGGACTTGCCGGGGGGTCCGTATCACGTTCGAGTatgtggggtggggtggggtggggtggggggcaCGCGACGACGCGGGGCCGTGTGGCGCCCGGTGCGCGCCTGGCTCGTGGTCTCCCGAGTCAACGCGGCACCCACCACGGCCAGCCgctggcgacggcgacggcgaggcgccgTGCGTTTCCTCGTCAGATTACTCCTTTCTTCTCACCGCCTCTGGCTGACGTGCTGCCGGTGGACTGCTCAGTGCTCATCATTAGCGGACGTTCTGCCGGAGAAAAGTGAGGATAATTCGGGAGCACCGATGAGAAAGCGTTCCAGGTCGTTTTCGGTACTCTTCCTTGGGCCATGGAAGTCGTTAAGCACGAACGGATGGTCGGCACTTCCAAGAGCGCGACGTCGACGCGTACCGGTCCCGGTCCGGTTAATCGGTTATTATGCTCTGCGCTTTGGGGAAAGCGATGAGGCTGGGCTGGTCTGGTCTGGTCCGATCAGGGGCTCAGCCAGCGGAGTCCTTGCCGTCTCCTCTGTTCTCGGCATATTTTAGGGCCTCGCGTCGGAGAGGAGTGCGCCGAGGATCGGGTCGGAGTGGCCCGGGCGTCACGTCGCGGGCGCAGGGGCGGGGGTTCTGCGGCGCGTTACGAGTTCACCCGCGCGATTACGTGTACGTGAGGGCGCACCAGGCGCGCACGTCGGCCGTGGGGCGCCCGTCACGCTGTCTATCCCCATCTGCTGGATCGCCGTTGTTTTATCGTCGCCCTTGGTAGACAGACTGCTCATCATTACTGACGGAAAAAAAGGGGGGGGACGATTTTGGATCGTCTGGCCGGAAAATCCACTCTGCATACGACGGATTTCCCGTGACGGTACTTACTACTCGTAGTGGCTCTCCGAGTAGGTTCGCTTCCTCTTTCCTTGCTCTAGATGGGAAGTTGGTTAGGAAGAAACAAATGCGGTTGGCACTACCAAAGCAACGCGATATCCCGGTCCTGGAATCATGAGCTTTGGGGAAAGCGACCAAGCTGGATCCGATCAGGGCTGCAGACCAAACAAAGcacacgagacgccacggacggATCGGCACTGGTGACATCACCGGGACGAGCGGGGAAACGCGACGGTGATCCAGCCGTGTCGATGGAGGCGACACGTGGGGGTCCTCGTCTTCTCCTCCGCCATCCTCGGCATATTTTAGGGCCAAGGGTCAGCCTGCCTGCCGCGCGATCCCGAAGAGCTAGCTGCACGAGCAACACTGGGCCGTGGTCTCGTCCGGCAGGGTGGGGGTGGGCGGCAGCCAGGCCCCACGCAATCTAACCTAATCTAAACAAGACGCCAGGCTAACTGCAAGATCTACTGCTGTTCAACGAGTCCGAAATGCGAATTTATGAGGGGCGCGCTGCCGGAGTACTACTACAGTCCAGTCCATTGGAAAGGCAAAACTGCACAGCACTGTTGAATAAGCCATCGTCCTAGACTCGTGAGAGCAATTGTCGTGTGTGAAGCATATTCGATTTATGAGAGTACATTCAGCACACCACCTCACACTGACGTCACACGATCTAGTCCTCTACTCTGCACGAGAGCCCAAGAAGCCGATGGAAAGAATATTACTGATGCTCTCACCCCAATCGACTGACCAACTTTGTTTACGGGCACCAAAAGAATCAGCCTGCAACGGCATCTGGTCTACTTACTGTCTTGCGATCACCAAGAAATAAGAATCTGCGAGCAGCCGCCCAGCAGCAGCTTTAATGGAGTCAACTGAATTTTCATATGGAGGTTTGACAGTAATAACGACTTGCTGCAGGCAGCTCGTGATCCAATCTCAATGCTAACCTCTCAAGCCACCAAGCACCACAATCTCACAACAAATTAGGATAATAAACACGTACGTACGTAGTACTGATGCTACGGATCCATTTCAGGAAGCGGTCAGCTATGCACACACGGACACCAAGTAATCCCGCCCTGGAATGAACATATTTTTTTACACAGGACCACACACGGGTATAGACTAAACGTCTTCGCGAGATTTGATATTTGACCCTTAATCCTCGGTGTGGCACGTCCAGTATGTCAACCCGCTGCAAAGACGACGCGACGTCAGGACACGTACTGGCCAAGTGAACGAATTAGGGAGCGAGCGAGAGACGAAGTTGATGAAGCATGCGGATATACCTTATCAACACAAAAACGCATTGCAGAACCCCGGCAACACCAGTCCACACAGAAGGGCCCTTGTCTGTCAGGGCGTCTTGCACCAACAAACCCACTGATCCCGCAAGGCAGACGAATGAAACGACGTAGGCGACAAAAAGCCAAAGCTTCACCCTGCGTATTAACAAGCCCATGTCAGAATAATACAGTGTAGAATCCTTCTTGCAGAGTAAATCCCATTTACTAGCAAATTCCTGTACCCAGCAGCACTCAATGGGACACGGTGGCACCCATTTCGCTTTACCAACCCCAGGGGAACCCCGCTACAGGCCTTCATCATCAGTAATACTGATTGGGTGCTAAGATCCATAGTCGAGAGGGAAACAGCCCAGATCGTACACTAAGCAATCACTCGGTGGAAAAGGAAGTGGTCAAGCACCATTGGTCTACTATACTCTTATGGAAGTCACAAAGAGGGAGAACGAATGTGACGATGCAATCACATAGTACAATGCTAGCAACTACAACGTTCTTTCGATCAAAAGCATTTCATCAGTTTGAGATTTTGCACAACATAAATGAATAGATGATCCATAAAATGAAAACCCTTAACCCTGCACTTGAACCTGAACAAGTAAATCTTCAACATTCCGGGTTTGCCTAGACTGTGCCTACATTTTAAGATTCATCTTGTTGCAAGATATCCGTGTGGCTTCATCTGCTAAGGCCTAGGATCCCACTTAGCGATTATATTTCCACTTATGTTGACAGTGTAATGTTCCTACTTGCTTTGTTCCTCTAGGGGCTCAACCCCATGTCGTAAATATCTTTACTTATATATATATCATACTCTCCTACTGTTTTTCTTCTTACAAAAAGCATGTGGCTTCTTTCAAATTTCTTGAAGCAGTTTTAGCTAATCCTTGCATTGGCTTTGTTATGTCTTAATGAAGCTTAAAATATTTGCAGAATGCGCAGCACATCAGTTGAGAAAAATTAAACACATTCCTTTGTCTCCAACATATAAAATGTTATACAAAGAGACTAGTTTTAACATATCGAAAACCTAGAGCCATAAAAATAACTTAATCAAGCATTCTAACTCTGATTTTGGTCAGGTTGCAACCATAGGTTTGGAATAAATTATTCTGATCGTTCCCTATGAATATATACAAACATAACTACATAGAAACTAACCACAATAAAATCAAAATGTGATACACGGGTCTAAAATTTTAGAAAAATGGGCTTCACAACAATTAGCATGCAGATTTAATAAGCCGAATCTGGCAGAACTATAGAACGGCCAAAGAGTGAAGTAGACACTTGAAGTCCTAACTTTCCACATCTACCAACAACAATTTTTTACACACGCATGATATTTAGAAGAAAATAGGTGAAACTGCACTTCTTTTTTTATCTTGCTCAGGAAGTCGCGCAGCAGAAAGTTGAACAGAGGAAATTAATGTATACAACTATAATTCAGAAATAAATCCAAATAAGCATAAGTTATAACTAGTTATTTTCAACCAATAAGAGTTTCACTTTGAACCCAACTGGAATGGTATCACATTGCCACATGGATTGTCATGGAAAAAGCTTGTCTTGAAAGGCAAGCCACAGTAACAGAAAGGTAAGAAAATATGTAGTAGGTGTTTGGCACATGTTAAATTAAATGTCAAGGAAAACAGGAATATGATAGAAACAGAGTAACATGCAATGAAGATCGAGGAGCAGTGCTAATAGGGAAATAATGAGGACCATTAGCAATAGAGAAACCAATGCTACCCTCATGAGATATACTAACTGTTTTGGCTGTCAGAAACATCAAAAAGAGAGGTCGCACTGTTGACTTACATACTTATTTGTCCAAGCACATCCATGACCACCCAAAGAAGCCTTAATATGACTTCTCTAAACCATTTAGACTCATATAATCAGATTAGTCAGCCCTTAACATATGGTCAGGCCTGAGATGACTTAAGAACCTAACCTAGGTCCAAGATATCATGGCTTTTCTCTTTTGACACAAGAATAGTCAAGGTACCTAATCAGTTTTGTTTCATCCAAAATCAATGGGTTATTAACTAAAATAACCCATCACAAGTTCAGTGTGTGAGATTATAATCATAAAATATAACTAACTTTTCAGTCGTGCAGTTAACGTGTATACAATATACATTCAGGGTTCAATTCAATCATCTAGATTACAGTAACCTATTCTTTGGTTGGTTAATATGCAGTAACTAGAATTCACTGATCAATTCGATAAACCGGTGCCAAATCGAGCAGTAATCTGACCTCCACTCGGAATCATCCCCGTAGGACGAGTAGTAGTCGTTCCCGATGGCATCCTTGTCGACGCAATTGAACATGAGCGCGGCCAGCGACGCGAAGATCCCTGCGAATCCCCCACAGAGACCCGTCAATTCCCGACCTCGGAGCCGCGACACGAATCGCCAAAAGCCTGGGGAAGCGGGAGGGAGGGGATCTGGTTACCGGGCAGGTAGTGGATGAAGGAGACCTGGACGGCGCTGCAGACGACGGCGTCGACCCAGAACCACCAGCCGGCGCCGAAGAGCGCGCCGGCGACGCCCGGCCCGATGATCCCCCACAGCATCGCCAGGTTCTCCATGGCCGCACCAAACCCTCGCCTCCACCAACTCCGCGGAATCCCCTCGCTTCGTTGCTTCCTTCCTTCTCGCCTTTTCTTTTCTGCCGATTTCCTCTCCTCTTcccttctcttttctttttgcgCCGAGAGGGGGTTGGATAGGTTGTTGGGCTTTGACTCGGACTCGGTTGATTAATCGGGCCCAATGGGGCCTCACATGTTAATGGGCCTGATGGGCCAACAAGTGATGGACCAATCGGTGGTGTTCCCTAAAAAAATCTGGGAGAGGAAGGAGGTTGTAAGTGTGAGCAGCAGGAAGAGGTGACAATGGCGCGAGGTGgcgcgtgggcggcggcggcggcggtggtgctgTGGTGGATGGCGGCGGGCGCCGGGGCGGTGTGGCTGGAGATCGCGCCGTCGGGGACCAAGTGCGTGGCGGAGGAGATCCGGTCCAACGTCGTCGTCATCGGCGACTACTCCGTCCTCTACGAGCACCAGCAGGCCCATCCCACCGTCTCCGTCAAGGTAATTCATTTACGTACATTTATTTACATACTCCGCCCGAACGATCGGTGCATAAATGCAATGTGGGAGGTTATAAAATGAAAGGATTTAACGTTCAACACTGCGAAATAAATGATGAGGGTTTGCCGCGGGTGAACCATCTCCCCCGTTTTTTTGGAAAAACATGGCAGGACTGCTGCCACTTTCATTGATAGCTTAAATTTACAGTGGCTGGATTGGGTTCGCATTCTAGTATATTCGATCGGAAAGGGGAGAAGGCAATGAATTTACAGAGACTGGGTTGATCTGTTAATGGTGAGGACCCTTTGCAAAGTTGCAGAGTGCAGATGTCATGGAGAATATTGAACGAGTCACCGGGGGTAGAATCGGTTGGTAAAATCGTCAGGAAGTTGTAACGAGTCATTGGTGGCTATTACCAATTGGAAAGTCATTGATTCATTGGGATATCTCTACATTGATCTGGGGCTCAGGTGCTGGTTGTACTGAAAAACATTTGGTACCTTTATTCATTTTCAAAGATACTAGTACATGTGATTATTTCACATTGTGCGTGTACACATAAAAGGAACAAGCTAGAAAACGTTTTGCTAGTGCAAATATATAAGGAATTTTTTAAACATTCTATATGATCCATAGTTTACCAGAGGTGTGTTTTTGCTTTCAACCAGGGCTCATTATCATCCTTCAACATTGAATTCACTGAAATAAAATACATAATGGGGCAGAACGATGATTCAATTTGTCCTGGCGCCTTATCCATTTTTCTGTTATATCTGGAGTTTTTACATCGACATTGAATTGTATGTGTTGTTTTGAAATTATCTTTGTTTGATTTTGGTTTTCACCTTGTATCCGTGAAAATTGGAGTTGATAGTTCAAAATTTTCCTTTTCTTGCATGTTCCATATCAAAAATACGTTGGCTAAAGGGGGAAGGACACCTCCTTTAACTGTCCACTGTTAGATAAAAGCGAGACCTCTCTGCAAATTAACGCGGATAGCAGCCCATCTGAGTCCGCATAGCGGACTCGGACACGGGTGGGTGGGTTCAGCACCTTGAATTCCAGCCACTAAGCTAGGGCTGAATTCTCAAGCATGTGCCATATCATGCCTTACAATCACATGGTTTTGATGTTTTAGTGCTTTactgaaggaaacagaagatcatAAATAGAGAGAATCTGCAGTATTTTAGTTCAGTCTGAGTCATAACTAGGAATAGGAAGAACTAATAAGGACTTGGGAATTGGGAGGCATTGGAATTATGATCCACCTTCTACTATTCTATTAGCTGTAACTTTAGTTCCATAGTTGCATCACATGATATTATTGCATACCTTATATTCCTGTACTTATGcaacgtgtgtgtgtgtgcaagggCAGTAGAATTCCAAAAAAAGTATCCCGTCACTAGGCTTCCTTCCACGTTTTATCATTCAGTTTTAACAGTATATTTATTTCCCCTTGTAATTTCTTGGAACTGACTCCAATTTCTGTTTTCTTGACTCATTTGTATCCGTTTTGATGTACATTATTCTTGCAGATCACATCCCCTTTTGGGGATACCATACACAAGAAAGATAAGGCTACAGTGGACCAATTTGCATTTACCACATCAGAAGCAGGAAATTACTTAGCTTGCTTTACAGTTGACAGTGATAACAAGGGTTTGGTGGTGAAACTAAATCTTGACTGGAAAATTGGTATCGCGGCAAAAGATTGGGATGCTATTGCTAAAAAGGAAAAGATCGAGGTGAAGTACATGAAATTATGATGGTATACCCATCATTTTTCAATTTCGTTGTTTTCCTCGTTTGGATGACAGTAACTTTCCTTAATAGGGAGTTGCACTAGAGTTGTTTAAGCTTGATGAATCTGTCCAAACAATCTACGAAAATCTGCTCGTGCTGAGGACCAAGTAAGTCAATGCACTTCTCCGGTCATGTTTCATCAATTTTGTTGATACCAAAAGGTTTAACTACTCCGTTTGATAATATTGTTCTTAATGCAGAGAATCCGACATGAGAGATGTCAGTGAGGTGACGAATGCTAGGGTCTTATGGTTGAGCATGATGTCGCTCGGTGTTTGCATTTGTGTTTCAGTTATGCAGCTGGTGCATCTAAAACGGTACTTCCGAAAGAAGAAGCTCATCTGAGATTATATACTCCTCTGCAGCATACATACATTCTATGTTCTATTTAGTACTAGCTGAAATATAATAATTTTGCCAGAATGGATGTTAAGCAATTATGTAATAGAATGATAGCATGTTCTCACCTAATCCCAGGTTCAGATAAGATGGTACTGCTGCCACTCTTCATGATCAACTTACCACTATTACAAAACAAAATGCAAGTACCAATTTTATGATGCTACTAGGCACTGGCCCCCTTGCCATAACCAAAGAAACTCTCTGTAATCACTCTGTGGTAAGCTTTCATGGATGAAATCTGCGAGGTTCTTTCCAAAGTTACTCTTGAACGCCAACTTGATCTCGTTTATGCCGACGTCGTCGCTGCCCAAGATAGCCCTCGTAACCAACCTTTTATCAGCTTCTGGGCGTTGCATACTCCTCTGCAGTAACTGACAAGGCCAAGAACAGAAGAATGAGTCAGGGACCAGCGATGTAGTAGTACAAATTCAAGTGCAGAACTGCTTGCTTTCTGTTATTCACCTTACAGTAATACTTGGAAGGAGTGTAGATGCACTTGACAACAACTCTCAGAGACTCTTCAAAATCGCCAGCCAAATTCTTCTTCAGTGCCTGCAGACATACACATTCATGATTGGCCAAGAGGTTCACCAGTGTT
This genomic window contains:
- the LOC109785416 gene encoding transmembrane emp24 domain-containing protein p24delta3, giving the protein MARGGAWAAAAAVVLWWMAAGAGAVWLEIAPSGTKCVAEEIRSNVVVIGDYSVLYEHQQAHPTVSVKITSPFGDTIHKKDKATVDQFAFTTSEAGNYLACFTVDSDNKGLVVKLNLDWKIGIAAKDWDAIAKKEKIEGVALELFKLDESVQTIYENLLVLRTKESDMRDVSEVTNARVLWLSMMSLGVCICVSVMQLVHLKRYFRKKKLI
- the LOC109785417 gene encoding uncharacterized protein, with translation MENLAMLWGIIGPGVAGALFGAGWWFWVDAVVCSAVQVSFIHYLPGIFASLAALMFNCVDKDAIGNDYYSSYGDDSEWRVKLWLFVAYVVSFVCLAGSVGLLVQDALTDKGPSVWTGVAGVLQCVFVLISGLTYWTCHTED
- the LOC109785418 gene encoding beta-1,3-galactosyltransferase 7, with protein sequence MKAKSGAAGGERRPVLSRTILLLCACSFGLGMLFTDRFGAMPDLKSPVVAQRRRQEEELQVVSEDFVAKTKPSDDRDVMGEVAKTHEAIQYLDKSIATLQMELAARRSRHELLESADGVRQERKKAFVVIGINTAFSSKKRRDSVRETWMPQGEKLKKLEEEKGVVIRFMIGHSPASNSALDQAIDVEDAIHHDFLRLDHVEGYHKLSAKTKTFFSTAVASWDADFYVKVDDDVHVNLGMLLTTLGRHKLKPRVYIGCMKSGPVLSDKSSKYHEPEFWKFGEDGNKYFRHATGQIYAISKDLATYISVNNPLLHKFANEDVSLGAWFIGLDVEHIDDRDMCCGTPPDCEWKAQAGNACVASFDWRCSGVCNPVERLKDVHMRCGEGDDAIWSASF